Proteins co-encoded in one Salvia splendens isolate huo1 chromosome 4, SspV2, whole genome shotgun sequence genomic window:
- the LOC121798789 gene encoding ATP-dependent helicase BRM-like, which yields MQSGGGHGRSNAASASASPSSSSSAASAFDQQQQQRQQQRQSMAQQFLRKPEGNDAILSYQAGTIQGTPGATNFSAASGSTQLPQQPRKFIDLGQQHGSPNNPDQSYNRSQGVEQQMLNPIQQAYLQYAFQSAQQKPTLGMQSQQQVRPAMFGSLGKDQEMRMANMKMQELVSMQAANQCQGSSSKKPSEQVVQSDKHADNRHRPMPDQRSESKLNHPPLGGQGIQPAPLQALQSQQNIMNMPNNQIAMAAQMQAMQALALEHNIDLSHPANANVVAQLIPLMHSRMAAQQKANENNTGIPSVSFGKQHVTSPSVGNEGSPHGNSSSDVSGQSGSSKVKQAVSPSTLGVSSNAALPNNCSSTSAQQFSVPHMPPRQHSSLGHGMPPMHPSQSPGNLSQGVDSFLAKTSVAEASQAQNARQLNQSPQSVTPSNDGDLCNPSTSQGGPSSQMRQLHTGFTKQQLHVLKAQILAFRRLKQRGDVTLPRELLQAIAPPPLDLQMQQLIPPPTNAGKDKLAGETAEEHTKHVEYSEKGAGAAKSVAGLVNMKTEGPGDDRAAAAATATIQNSVVAAKERRFVGPPGKEEPQHIGSSGKSEQESEPGNQKTLVRIDVAADRGKGIASQSSASDPVQVKKPIQASNTSQPKDSSSTRKYHGPLFDFPVFTRKHESLGSSMMNNNSNLILAYDIKDLFADEGGEIHKRKRAEKIGKIDKILAVNLERKRIRPDLVIRLQIESKKLQLVKCQARLRDEIEQQQQEIMAMPDRPYRKFVRLCERQRQELNRQSQANQKATREKQLKSIFHWRKKLLEAHWASRDARTTRNRGVHKYHEKMLREFSKMKDDDRNKRMEALKNNDVERYREMLLEQQTNLPGEAAERYAVLSSFLSQTEEYLHKLGSKITATKNQQEVEEAANAAATTARAHGLSEEEVRAAAACARDEVMIRNRFSEMNAPRDSQSVNKYYNLAHAVNERVIRQPSMLRAGTLRDYQLVGLQWMLSLYNNKLNGILADEMGLGKTVQVMALIAHLMEFKGNYGPHLIIVPNAVLVNWKSELHNWLPSVSCIYYVGGKDQRAKLFSQEVLAMKFNVLVTTYEFIMYDRSKLSKIDWKYIIIDEAQRMKDRESVLARDLDRYRCQRRLLLTGTPLQNDLKELWSLLNLLLPEVFDNRKAFHDWFSQPFQKEGPAHEDDWLETEKKVIIIHRLHQILEPFMLRRRVEDVEGSLPPKVSIVLKCRMSAIQGAIYDWIKSTGTLRVDPEDEYRKCQKNQNYQAKTYKTLNNRCMELRKACNHPLLNYPYFSDFSKDFLVRSCGKLWVLDRVLMKLQRTGHRVLLFSTMTKLLDIMEEYLQWRRLVFRRIDGMTSLEDRESAIVEFNRPGTDCFIFLLSIRAAGRGLNLQSADTVIIYDPDPNPKNEEQAVARAHRIGQTREVKVIYMEAVVGKISSHQKEDEFRSGGVVDSDDDLAGKDRYVGSIESLIRNNIQQYKIDMADEVINAGRFDQRTTHEERRLTLETLLHDEERYQETVHDVPSLHEVNRMIARSEEEVELFDQMDEELDWAEDMTRYDQVPDWLRANTQEVNTTIANLSKKPSKNALYGGMQPPVEVASEISERRRGRPKGKTPIYTELDDENGEFSEASSNDRNEYSVQEEEDGDIGEFEDDESTEAPMVNKDQSEEDAPVSADGYEYQRALDNVRNNSILEEAGSSGSSSHSRKLMRMVSPSVSSQKFGSLSALDGRSGSQSKKLADDLEEGEIAISGESPMNQQHSGSWIQDRDEGEDEQVLQPKIKRKRSIRLRPRSARAEEKPSDKLSLRRGDPTMLPLQVDNKYKTQASDDSARKVLGDSGCIKSEKIDSSIKSKRNLPSRRNTANVQSALKSGRANYESALADDASEQHLKVNLDCKVAKGPKTSGPKMSEVILRKCKTVIGKLQRRIDYEGHQIIPQLTELWKRNDYASGDEDSLLDLRKILNRLDRYEYSGVMGLVSDVQLMLQSSMQFFGFSYEVRSEAKKVHDLFFDIIAVAFSDTDFREARSSMSFTAPVSMPATWPSSRQLPASQGKRQKLVKEVDSENAPFLNPQTHMHSKFRNSMPHKESRLGSSSSRDLGQLDDTHPFTHPGDLVICKKKRKDREKSAAKSGNGSAGPLSPTGIGRGMKSPGSISGTRDIGLSQHGWGPLSPQQGNSSVGWANPVKKMRTDAGRRRPSHL from the exons ATGCAATCCGGTGGTGGCCATGGCCGGAGTAATGCCGCTTCGGCCTCTGCTTCTCCGTCCTCGTCATCATCCGCTGCGTCCGCATTTGATCAGCAGCAACAGCAGAGACAACAGCAAAGACAG TCGATGGCTCAACAGTTTCTGAGGAAACCTGAAGGGAATGATGCCATTCTGTCGTACCAAGCTGGCACAATACAAGGAACCCCAGGGGCGACCAATTTTTCTGCAGCATCTGGCTCCACACAGCTGCCTCAACAGCCCAGGAAGTTCATTGATTTGGGCCAGCAGCATGGTTCCCCCAATAATCCGGACCAAAGTTATAATAGAAGTCAAGGTGTTGAGCAACAGATGTTGAATCCGATCCAACAAGCTTATTTGCAGTATGCATTTCAGTCAGCCCAACAGAAACCTACCTTAGGAATGCAATCGCAGCAGCAGGTGAGACCAGCAATGTTTGGTTCTCTTGGAAAAGATCAAGAAATGAGGATGGCAAACATGAAAATGCAAGAGCTGGTGTCCATGCAAGCAGCAAATCAGTGTCAGGGTTCCTCCTCCAAGAAACCCTCCGAGCAGGTTGTTCAGAGTGATAAACATGCGGATAACAGACATCGGCCTATGCCTGATCAGAGAAGTGAATCCAAACTCAACCATCCTCCATTAGGTGGTCAGGGAATCCAACCTGCACCTCTGCAAGCTCTACAATCTCAGCAAAATATCATGAACATGCCAAACAATCAGATAGCTATGGCTGCACAGATGCAGGCAATGCAGGCATTGGCTCTTGAGCATAATATTGATCTGTCACATCCTGCAAATGCAAATGTGGTTGCGCAGCTTATTCCATTAATGCACTCCAGGATGGCTGCTCAACAAAAAGCTAATGAAAATAATACTGGTATCCCTTCTGTATCCTTTGGTAAACAGCATGTTACCTCACCGTCAGTTGGAAATGAAGGTTCTCCCCATGGTAATTCCTCAAGTGACGTGTCAGGACAATCTGGGTCTTCCAAAGTTAAGCAGGCAGTTTCACCTAGTACTCTTGGGGTGAGTTCCAATGCAGCTCTACCTAACAATTGTAGCAGCACGTCTGCCCAACAGTTCTCTGTGCCACATATGCCCCCTAGGCAGCATTCCTCTCTTGGTCATGGAATGCCTCCTATGCATCCTTCGCAGTCACCAGGGAATCTGAGCCAAGGAGTTGACAGTTTTCTTGCAAAAACTTCTGTTGCAGAAGCTTCTCAGGCACAAAACGCCAGACAACTTAATCAGTCTCCTCAATCTGTAACTCCATCTAATGATGGGGATTTGTGTAATCCATCAACATCTCAGGGGGGACCCAGTTCACAGATGAGACAATTGCACACTGGTTTTACCAAGCAGCAGTTGCATGTACTTAAAGCACAGATACTTGCATTTAGGCGTCTAAAG CAAAGAGGCGATGTAACTTTGCCGCGTGAACTGCTCCAAGCTATTGCTCCCCCACCACTTGATTTACAAATGCAACAGCTGATTCCACCTCCCACAAATGCTGGCAAGGACAAATTAGCTGGAGAAACTGCAGAGGAGCACACCAAACATGTGGAGTACAGTGAGAAAGGGGCCGGGGCTGCAAAATCTGTAGCTGGATTAGTTAATATGAAAACAGAAGGTCCAGGAGATGATAGGGCTGCTGCTGCCGCAACTGCGACCATTCAGAACTCTGTTGTTGCAGCAAAGGAGCGGAGGTTTGTGGGTCCTCCTGGAAAAGAAGAGCCGCAGCATATTGGTAGTTCTGGGAAATCCGAACAGGAGTCTGAACCGGGCAATCAGAAAACACTTGTCAGGATTGATGTTGCTGCAGACAGGGGTAAAGGAATTGCCTCACAGTCAAGTGCTTCAGATCCAGTGCAGGTTAAGAAACCCATTCAAGCAAGTAATACATCCCAACCTAAGGATTCTAGTTCTACACGAAAATATCATGGGCCGTTATTTGATTTCCCTGTTTTCACCAGAAAACATGAGAGCCTTGGATCCTCTATGATGAACAACAATAGTAACTTAATTTTAGCTTATGATATTAAAGATCTTTTTGCTGATGAAGGTGGAGAGATCCACAAAAGGAAAAGGGCcgaaaaaattgggaaaattgataaaatactTGCTGTGAACTTAGAGAGGAAGAGAATCAGACCAGATCTTGTTATTCGGCTACAAATTGAATCAAAGAAACTTCAGCTTGTTAAGTGCCAGGCACGCTTGAGGGATGAGATTGAGCAGCAGCAACAAGAAATAATGGCTATGCCTGATAGACCATATAGGAAATTCGTTCGACTGTGTGAACGTCAGCGACAGGAGCTTAACCGACAATCACAGGCTAATCAGAAGGCAACTAGGGAGAAGCAACTAAAATCCATATTTCATTGGCGCAAAAAGCTCCTCGAGGCACATTGGGCTTCCCGTGATGCTCGAACCACCCGCAATAGAGGAGTGCATAAATATCATGAAAAGATGTTGAGAGAGTTCTCCAAAATGAAGGATGATGATCGTAATAAAAGAATGGAAGCCTTGAAAAATAATGATGTGGAAAGATATAGAGAGATGCTTCTGGAACAACAAACTAACTTACCTGGGGAGGCTGCAGAAAGATATGCTGTTCTCTCATCATTTTTAAGTCAAACTGAGGAGTATCTTCACAAATTGGGCAGTAAAATAACAGCCACTAAAAATCagcaggaggttgaggaggcAGCTAATGCTGCTGCCACCACTGCACGTGCACAT GGTCTCTCGGAAGAGGAAGTAAGAGCTGCTGCTGCCTGTGCGAGAGATGAAGTCATGATAAGGAACCGGTTTTCTGAGATGAATGCACCAAGAGATAGTCAGTCTGTTAACAA GTACTACAATCTGGCACATGCTGTGAATGAAAGGGTCATAAGGCAGCCTTCAATGCTACGAGCTGGAACTCTACGAGACTATCAACTT GTTGGTTTGCAGTGGATGCTATCATTATACAATAACAAATTAAATGGCATTTTAGCAGATGAGATGGGTCTGGGAAAAACGGTGCAG GTGATGGCCTTGATTGCTCATTTGATGGAATTCAAAGGAAATTATGGCCCTCATCTTATTATTGTTCCCAATGCTGTACTTGTCAACTGGAAG AGTGAATTGCATAATTGGCTTCCGAGTGTTTCCTGTATATATTATGTTGGTGGGAAAGACCAAAGGGCGAAATTGTTTTCTCAA GAAGTGCTAGCCATGAAGTTTAATGTGCTTGTAACGACCTATGAGTTCATCATGTATGATCGTTCAAAACTTTCAAAAATTGAttggaaatatattataattgatGAAGCACAACGGATGAAGGACAGAGAGTCAGTATTAGCTCGTGACCTTGATCGGTATCGCTGCCAAAGGCGGTTGCTTCTTACCGGGACACCATTGCAG AATGATCTTAAAGAGCTTTGGTCTCTTTTAAACCTACTGCTCCCAGAAGTTTTTGATAATAGAAAAGCATTTCATGATTGGTTCTCTCAACCATTTCAAAAAGAAGGGCCTGCACATGAAGATGACTGGCTCGAGACAGAGAAGAAGGTGATAATTATCCATAGACTACATCAAATATTGGAACCTTTTATGCTTCGGCGGCGTGTTGAAGATGtagaaggatcacttcctccGAAG GTCTCGATTGTTTTGAAATGTCGAATGTCTGCAATACAGGGTGCCATTTATGATTGGATTAAATCAACTGGTACTCTTAGGGTTGACCCTGAAGATGAATATCGCAAGTGTCAaaagaatcaaaattatcaGGCTAAAACTTACAAAACATTAAACAATAGATGCATGGAGTTAAGAAAAGCTTGCAACCATCCATTGCTAAACTACCCATATTTCAGTGACTTCTCAAAGGATTTTCTTGTGAGGTCTTGTGGAAAATTGTGGGTTCTGGATAGAGTTTTGATGAAGCTTCAGAGAACGGGACATAGGGTACTGCTCTTTAGTACCATGACCAAACTTCTTGATATAATGGAGGAATATTTGCAGTGGCGAAGGCTTGTTTTCAGAAGAATTGATGGGATGACTAGCTTGGAAGACCGCGAAAGTGCTATTGTGGAGTTTAATCGGCCAGGCACTGATTGTTTTATCTTCTTACTTAGCATTCGTGCTGCTGGACGGGGTCTCAATCTTCAGTCTGCTGACACAGTGATTATATATGATCCGGATCCAAACCCAAAAAATGAGGAACAGGCTGTTGCTCGTGCCCACCGTATTGGGCAGACGAGGGAGGTGAAAGTAATTTACATGGAAGCTGTGGTTGGCAAAATATCCAGTCATCAGAAAGAGGACGAGTTCAGGAGTGGTGGAGTAGTTGATTCAGATGATGACCTTGCTGGCAAGGACCGGTATGTTGGTTCAATTGAGAGCTTGATTCGGAATAATATTCAACAGTATAAGATTGACATGGCTGATGAAGTTATAAATGCTGGGCGGTTTGACCAGAGGACTACACATGAAGAGAGACGACTAACTTTAGAAACACTGTTGCATGATGAAGAAAGATACCAAGAAACAGTTCACGACGTTCCTTCTCTTCACGAGGTAAACCGTATGATTGCTCGGAGTGAGGAAGAAGTGGAGCTCTTTGATCAAATGGATGAAGAACTTGACTGGGCAGAGGACATGACTCGATATGATCAGGTCCCTGATTGGCTTCGTGCTAATACACAAGAAGTAAATACTACAATTGCTAATTTATCAAAGAAGCCATCAAAGAATGCTTTATATGGTGGGATGCAACCTCCTGTTGAAGTGGCTTCTGAGATTTCTGAGAGGAGGAGAGGGCGGCCTAAGGGAAAGACTCCTATTTATACTGAATTAGATGATGAAAATGGAGAATTTTCTGAAGCAAGCTCCAATGATAGAAATGAATATTCTgttcaagaagaagaagatggagaCATTGGGGAGTTTGAGGATGATGAATCCACTGAAGCGCCTATGGTTAATAAAGATCAATCAGAAGAAGATGCTCCTGTTTCTGCTGATGGATATGAATACCAAAGAGCTTTGGATAATGTCAGAAACAATAGCATACTTGAAGAAGCAGGCTCTTCTGGGTCCTCTTCACACAGTAGGAAGTTAATGCGCATGGTCTCACCTTCCGTGTCTTCTCAAAAGTTTGGATCACTTTCTGCATTAGATGGCAGGTCCGGCTCCCAATCAAAGAAATTG GCAGATGACTTAGAAGAAGGAGAGATTGCCATATCTGGAGAGTCTCCTATGAACCAGCAGCATTCAGGTAGCTGGATCCAAGATCGTGATGAAGGTGAAGATGAACAGGTCTTGCAACCCAAGATAAAACGAAAACGTAGTATTCGGCTTCGCCCGCGGTCTGCTAGGGCAGAAGAGAAGCCTAGTGACAAGTTATCTCTTCGTCGTGGTGATCCTACTATGTTACCACTACAGGTAGATAATAAATACAAGACTCAAGCAAGTGATGACAGTGCCCGTAAAGTTCTTGGAGATTCTGGTTGTATTAAATCAGAGAAAATTGATTCATCTATCAAGAGCAAAAGAAATCTACCATCAAGGAGAAATACAGCTAATGTGCAAAGTGCTCTTAAATCTGGGAGAGCGAACTATGAGTCTGCTCTTGCAGATGATGCCTCTGAACAACACCTCAAAGTAAACTTGGACTGTAAAGTTGCGAAGGGGCCTAAAACTAGTGGCCCTAAGATGTCGGAGGTCATCCTGAGAAAG TGCAAGACTGTTATCGGCAAGCTTCAGAGAAGAATAGATTATGAAGGTCATCAAATAATACCACAGCTGACTGAACTGTGGAAAAGAAATGATTACGCCAGTGGGGATGAAGATAGCCTTTTGGATTTGAGAAAGATTCTCAACCGTCTTGACAGATATGAGTACAGTGGAGTCATGGGGCTTGTTTCTGATGTGCAGCTTATGTTGCAGTCTAGCATGCAGTTTTTTGGTTTTTCATATGAG